One genomic segment of Bradyrhizobium prioriisuperbiae includes these proteins:
- a CDS encoding dienelactone hydrolase family protein translates to MTASAAAAAGYTLAAGPVRADVIKTDTSGLDAGEAKVKVTDGEMPVYFARPAGVKNPPVVIVAMEIFGLHEYIKDVTRRLGKLGAFAVAPDYYFRKGDLTKITEMPQLLPQVNAKPDSELFSDLDSTVAWAKSQGGDAGRLGIVGFCRGGRTVWEYAAHSSALKAGVAFYGPPVDAPNPLWPKSPTQLVPEMKAPVLGLYGEADQGIPVAQVEALKAALAAAHKTAEFKIYPGAPHGFHADYRASYRKEAAEDGWAQMQAWFKKNGVLG, encoded by the coding sequence ATGACGGCATCCGCCGCCGCGGCCGCGGGATACACGCTGGCGGCGGGTCCGGTGCGCGCCGATGTGATCAAGACCGATACCAGCGGGCTCGACGCCGGCGAGGCCAAGGTCAAAGTGACCGACGGCGAGATGCCGGTGTATTTCGCCCGGCCGGCCGGCGTAAAAAATCCGCCGGTGGTGATAGTCGCCATGGAGATCTTCGGCCTGCACGAATACATCAAGGACGTGACGCGGCGGCTGGGCAAGCTCGGCGCTTTCGCGGTCGCGCCGGATTATTATTTCCGCAAGGGCGACCTGACCAAGATCACCGAGATGCCGCAGCTGCTGCCGCAGGTCAACGCCAAGCCGGACTCTGAGTTGTTCTCCGATCTCGACAGCACGGTGGCCTGGGCAAAGTCCCAGGGCGGCGATGCCGGCCGGCTCGGCATTGTCGGCTTCTGCCGCGGTGGACGGACCGTCTGGGAATATGCGGCGCACAGCAGCGCGCTCAAGGCGGGGGTAGCGTTCTACGGCCCGCCGGTCGATGCGCCCAATCCGCTGTGGCCGAAGAGCCCTACACAGCTCGTGCCGGAGATGAAAGCGCCGGTGCTTGGTCTCTATGGCGAGGCCGATCAGGGCATCCCGGTGGCGCAGGTCGAGGCCTTGAAGGCCGCGCTTGCGGCCGCGCACAAGACCGCCGAGTTCAAGATCTATCCGGGCGCGCCCCACGGCTTCCATGCTGATTATCGTGCGAGCTACCGCAAGGAGGCGGCCGAAGACGGCTGGGCGCAGATGCAGGCCTGGTTCAAGAAGAACGGCGTGCTGGGCTGA
- a CDS encoding branched-chain amino acid ABC transporter permease yields the protein MSGYQLGLLVILCFNVIAAYAVYLPLAAGQLNLGIAGFMAMGAYTAAYLTNEMGWSLGAAIPAGGAAAGVLALVVAIPILRIHGIYLALATFALGQVISAVFLNLEVVGAAAGYQVIAYAQPAVVICVTAAVVLFVFVLSRTRFALYLTAIKNDTVVSDLLGLNVRALQVAAFAIGAVIAGIGGGLYGHHFSFVEAQHFSVTLSVYTVLYVLLGGTQTVWGPLVGAAFFTLIPELLRAGGGWRYALFALFIIGFMAWRPQGLVTPALGRALTRMGRTREVRP from the coding sequence GGCTATCAGCTCGGCCTGCTGGTCATTCTCTGTTTCAACGTGATCGCGGCCTATGCGGTGTACCTGCCGCTGGCGGCGGGGCAGCTCAATCTCGGCATTGCCGGATTCATGGCGATGGGCGCCTATACGGCGGCATATCTGACCAACGAGATGGGATGGAGCCTGGGTGCGGCGATCCCTGCGGGAGGCGCCGCGGCGGGTGTGCTGGCCCTGGTGGTGGCGATTCCGATCCTGCGGATCCACGGCATTTATCTCGCGCTCGCCACCTTCGCCCTCGGGCAGGTGATTTCAGCGGTGTTTCTCAATCTGGAAGTCGTCGGCGCCGCCGCCGGTTATCAGGTGATTGCCTATGCGCAGCCGGCCGTGGTCATTTGTGTCACCGCCGCGGTCGTGCTGTTCGTGTTCGTTCTGTCGCGGACACGGTTTGCGCTGTATCTCACCGCGATCAAGAACGACACGGTGGTATCCGATCTGCTGGGCTTGAACGTGCGCGCGTTGCAGGTCGCGGCGTTTGCGATTGGCGCTGTCATCGCCGGCATCGGTGGCGGGCTCTACGGTCATCACTTCAGTTTCGTCGAGGCGCAACACTTCAGCGTGACGCTCAGCGTCTACACCGTGCTGTACGTGCTGCTCGGCGGCACCCAGACGGTCTGGGGCCCTCTGGTGGGTGCCGCGTTCTTCACCCTGATTCCTGAACTGCTGCGGGCCGGCGGCGGCTGGCGTTATGCGCTGTTCGCCCTGTTCATCATCGGTTTTATGGCCTGGCGACCACAGGGGCTGGTGACTCCGGCGCTGGGACGTGCGCTGACGCGAATGGGTCGCACGCGCGAGGTGCGGCCATGA
- a CDS encoding ABC transporter substrate-binding protein has product MKLTRRDFSAVLAAGIATSVSAPALLRSARAQGATIKIGMTVPITGPAAEQGKYAVNGAKLALEAVNKAGGVLGKQVELITEDDQTTNPGIVLAFSKLAAQSDIVAFLGSIRSTQVHAMAPDVLKLAKPVMFGGTDPNLTKLGNPWLFRFRPNDSYSGRVIADYGVKTLGKKKWAIVHSTDAFGTAGGKALTEALVKLDAPPVLDQGYANQSQDFTPVVLAIKQSGADVLGSYFTFENDLGIFARQLRQLGVNIPWVGSPSIVAVSSTKLAGPALFGTYGVADYAEDSSPAAKAFGKAYRDAYKIAPDNQGSWPFDAMTVLCAAVNKAGSTEPEKIRQAILATQKFPGAEGEYNFDKNGDGLHGYNIVKNEKGNIVFDKHIEFDN; this is encoded by the coding sequence ATGAAACTGACGAGACGTGATTTTTCCGCCGTCTTGGCGGCAGGTATCGCAACAAGTGTCTCTGCCCCCGCATTGCTGCGAAGCGCCCGCGCCCAGGGCGCGACGATCAAGATCGGCATGACGGTGCCGATCACGGGCCCGGCGGCGGAGCAAGGCAAATATGCCGTCAACGGGGCGAAGCTCGCGCTGGAAGCCGTCAACAAGGCCGGCGGCGTGCTCGGCAAGCAGGTCGAGCTCATCACGGAAGACGACCAGACCACCAACCCCGGCATTGTGCTGGCGTTCTCCAAGCTGGCGGCACAGTCCGATATCGTCGCTTTCCTGGGGTCGATCCGCTCGACCCAGGTCCACGCCATGGCGCCGGACGTGCTCAAGCTCGCCAAGCCGGTGATGTTCGGCGGCACTGATCCGAACCTGACCAAGCTCGGCAATCCCTGGCTGTTCCGCTTCCGCCCCAACGACAGCTATTCCGGCCGCGTGATCGCCGATTACGGCGTCAAGACGCTCGGCAAGAAGAAGTGGGCGATCGTGCATTCCACCGATGCCTTCGGCACCGCCGGCGGCAAGGCGTTGACCGAGGCGCTGGTCAAGCTCGATGCGCCGCCGGTGCTCGATCAAGGCTATGCCAACCAGAGCCAGGACTTCACGCCGGTGGTGCTGGCGATCAAGCAATCCGGCGCCGACGTACTCGGATCGTATTTCACCTTCGAGAACGATCTTGGAATCTTCGCCCGGCAGTTGCGCCAGCTCGGCGTCAACATTCCCTGGGTCGGCTCGCCCTCGATCGTGGCCGTGTCGTCGACCAAACTCGCCGGCCCCGCGTTGTTCGGCACCTACGGCGTTGCGGACTATGCTGAAGATTCCAGCCCGGCCGCGAAGGCTTTCGGCAAAGCCTATCGCGATGCCTACAAGATTGCCCCGGACAATCAAGGCTCGTGGCCGTTTGACGCGATGACTGTGTTGTGCGCGGCCGTCAACAAGGCTGGTTCGACCGAGCCCGAAAAAATCCGCCAGGCCATCCTGGCCACCCAGAAATTCCCCGGCGCCGAGGGTGAATACAATTTCGACAAGAATGGCGATGGACTGCACGGCTACAACATCGTCAAGAACGAAAAAGGCAATATCGTCTTCGACAAGCACATCGAGTTCGATAACTGA
- a CDS encoding ABC transporter ATP-binding protein, protein MTLLSVSDLTVAYGRVTALDGISLSVRQGEIATVLGANGAGKSTLLRAIVGAEKPVRGALRFDGRDVTADPVHKRLAQGIVLVPEGRRILISLTIEENLLVGAHLRRDAEGIRRDIAAIYERFPNLATRRHMAASCLSGGEQQMLAIGRAMVARPRLMMLDEPSLGLSPLFVSRLFDLIRELNRDGLTILLVEQKTAKALAVAHSATVIELGRVVMAGDPQILQADPRLQEAYLGRSPQPAEDPRPIRQAIS, encoded by the coding sequence ATGACCCTGCTTTCGGTATCCGATTTGACGGTGGCCTACGGACGGGTGACGGCGCTGGACGGCATCTCGTTGTCGGTGCGCCAGGGTGAGATCGCGACCGTGCTCGGCGCCAACGGCGCCGGCAAGTCGACGCTGCTGCGCGCCATCGTGGGCGCGGAAAAGCCGGTGCGCGGCGCCCTCCGATTCGATGGCCGCGATGTCACGGCCGATCCCGTGCACAAGCGTCTGGCGCAGGGCATCGTGCTGGTGCCGGAAGGCCGCCGCATCCTGATCTCGTTGACCATCGAGGAAAACCTGCTGGTCGGCGCGCATTTGCGTCGCGATGCGGAGGGTATCAGGCGCGACATAGCGGCGATTTATGAGCGGTTTCCCAATCTGGCGACGCGCCGGCATATGGCGGCGTCGTGCCTGTCGGGCGGCGAGCAGCAGATGCTGGCCATAGGCCGTGCCATGGTCGCGCGTCCCCGGCTGATGATGCTGGACGAGCCGTCGCTCGGCCTGTCGCCGTTGTTCGTCTCGCGGCTGTTCGACCTGATCCGGGAACTGAATCGCGACGGGCTGACCATCCTGCTGGTGGAGCAGAAAACCGCCAAGGCGCTTGCGGTGGCGCACAGCGCCACCGTGATCGAACTGGGGCGGGTGGTGATGGCGGGCGATCCGCAGATCCTGCAGGCCGATCCACGGCTGCAGGAGGCTTATCTCGGCCGCAGTCCGCAGCCGGCGGAGGATCCGCGTCCGATCAGGCAGGCGATCTCTTAA
- a CDS encoding branched-chain amino acid ABC transporter permease, whose amino-acid sequence MDLALQLLFTGIGIGSVYALVALGFVLIFRATNVVNFAQGEFSMVAAYLMVVFAVDLGWPYWLSFLIALAGMALLGVIFNLGVYYPLRHRTFLPVIIATIGASILLANSVLAIYGPQPQVLEGWFETPGIQLGPVYLDSQYLLIIAVTIVLVIFNYWFFEHTMLGKKLQATSQDKEMASLLGISVSSMIMITFVYSAVLGGLAGLLVAPILFVSIQMGSTIALKAFAATIIGGFGDVAGAIIGGLALGIIETFGAAYISVPYKDGFAFLVLVLFLVFRPQGIFGERVAEKA is encoded by the coding sequence ATGGATCTCGCTTTGCAGCTGCTTTTTACCGGTATCGGTATCGGCTCCGTCTACGCGCTGGTGGCGCTCGGTTTCGTGCTGATCTTCCGTGCCACCAATGTGGTGAACTTCGCCCAGGGCGAGTTTTCCATGGTGGCAGCGTATTTGATGGTGGTGTTCGCGGTCGACCTCGGCTGGCCATACTGGCTGTCGTTCCTGATCGCGCTCGCCGGCATGGCGCTGCTCGGTGTCATTTTCAATCTCGGCGTCTATTATCCACTGCGGCACCGCACCTTCCTGCCGGTGATCATCGCGACCATCGGTGCTTCGATCCTGCTCGCCAATTCGGTGCTGGCGATCTACGGCCCGCAGCCGCAGGTGCTGGAGGGCTGGTTCGAAACGCCGGGCATCCAGCTCGGTCCGGTTTATCTCGATAGCCAGTACCTCCTCATCATCGCGGTGACGATCGTGCTGGTCATCTTCAACTATTGGTTCTTCGAACACACCATGCTGGGCAAGAAGCTGCAGGCCACCTCCCAGGACAAGGAAATGGCCTCGCTGCTCGGCATTTCCGTCTCCAGCATGATTATGATCACTTTCGTGTATTCGGCCGTACTGGGCGGGCTCGCCGGCCTCCTGGTGGCGCCGATCCTGTTCGTTTCGATCCAGATGGGATCGACCATCGCGCTGAAGGCCTTCGCCGCTACCATTATCGGCGGTTTCGGTGATGTCGCCGGCGCCATCATCGGAGGCCTCGCACTCGGCATCATCGAGACGTTCGGCGCGGCCTATATCTCGGTGCCGTACAAGGATGGCTTCGCTTTCCTGGTGCTGGTGCTGTTCCTGGTGTTTCGGCCGCAGGGCATCTTCGGCGAACGCGTGGCGGAGAAGGCATGA
- a CDS encoding dihydrodipicolinate synthase family protein, with the protein MKAARPYKGVFPVAPTVFDDRGELDLDGQRRCIDFMIDAGSNGLCILANFSEQFVLTDDERERVMDAVLAHVDGRVPVIVTTSHFSSRICAERSRRAQDAGAAMVMIMPPYHGATFRVPEPGIFDFFRTVGAAIEIPIMIQDAPVAGTFLSVGFLARMAKEIENIRYFKIEVPMAAAKLRDLIAAGGAAIEGPWDGEEAITLMADLDAGATGAMTGGGYPDGIRQIMDPYFAGRRDEAMDAYARWLPLINYENRQCGLQACKVLMKEGGVIRSDAVRHPLQTLHPSTRAGLIEIARRLDPVVLRWGR; encoded by the coding sequence ATGAAGGCAGCGCGGCCTTACAAAGGTGTATTTCCTGTTGCTCCCACCGTCTTTGACGACCGCGGGGAACTTGATCTCGATGGTCAGCGCCGCTGCATCGACTTCATGATCGATGCCGGCTCGAACGGCCTCTGCATCCTGGCGAATTTTTCCGAACAGTTCGTGCTGACCGATGACGAACGCGAGCGGGTGATGGACGCCGTGCTCGCCCACGTCGATGGGCGCGTGCCTGTCATCGTCACCACATCGCATTTCTCATCGAGGATTTGCGCCGAGCGCAGCCGCCGTGCGCAGGATGCCGGCGCTGCCATGGTCATGATCATGCCGCCGTACCATGGCGCGACATTCCGTGTGCCTGAGCCGGGCATCTTCGATTTCTTCAGGACGGTTGGAGCTGCGATCGAGATCCCGATCATGATCCAGGACGCGCCAGTCGCGGGAACCTTCCTGTCCGTCGGTTTCCTGGCGCGGATGGCGAAAGAAATTGAAAACATCCGCTATTTCAAGATTGAAGTGCCGATGGCTGCGGCCAAGCTGCGCGACCTGATTGCGGCCGGCGGCGCCGCGATCGAGGGCCCATGGGATGGCGAGGAAGCGATCACCTTGATGGCCGATCTCGACGCCGGGGCGACCGGCGCGATGACCGGCGGCGGTTATCCCGACGGCATCCGGCAGATCATGGATCCGTATTTCGCCGGCCGTCGCGACGAGGCGATGGATGCTTATGCGCGCTGGCTGCCGCTAATCAATTATGAAAACCGGCAGTGCGGTCTGCAGGCCTGCAAGGTGCTGATGAAGGAGGGCGGCGTAATCCGCTCGGACGCGGTGCGTCATCCGCTGCAGACTTTGCATCCCTCGACACGCGCAGGCCTGATCGAAATTGCGCGCCGGCTCGACCCGGTGGTGCTGCGATGGGGGCGCTAG
- a CDS encoding DMT family transporter produces MLLMLVAGREAARELSVFQITELRSLIGFCMFYPLVRAHGGFRAMATMRLPQHLGRNAVHYGAQYLWFLALTLIPVAQVVSIESTMPIWTAILAALFLGERITVRKSLAIVLGVIGVVIIVRPGVGESNVGQLIMLIAAVGFGISIVLMKSLTRTDPVVVIIFWMLVIQSAIGFGPALYTWTWPSAHVWPWVVVVAFCGTFSHYCMTNAMRYADATIVVPMDFLRVPLSAAVGWLVYAERLDLYTIIGAAIILAGNMLNLTSGTPARAKAAA; encoded by the coding sequence ATGCTGCTCATGCTGGTGGCCGGCCGCGAGGCCGCCCGGGAGCTGAGCGTGTTTCAGATCACCGAGCTGCGTTCGCTGATCGGCTTCTGCATGTTCTATCCGCTGGTCCGCGCCCACGGTGGTTTTCGCGCAATGGCCACGATGCGGTTGCCGCAGCATCTTGGCCGCAATGCCGTGCACTATGGCGCGCAGTACCTCTGGTTTCTGGCGCTGACGCTGATTCCGGTCGCGCAAGTGGTGTCGATCGAGTCCACCATGCCGATCTGGACCGCCATTTTGGCCGCGCTGTTTTTGGGCGAGCGGATCACCGTGCGCAAAAGCCTGGCCATCGTGCTCGGCGTGATCGGTGTTGTCATCATTGTTCGCCCTGGTGTCGGCGAGAGCAATGTCGGTCAGTTGATCATGCTGATCGCCGCCGTCGGTTTCGGCATCTCGATCGTGCTCATGAAATCGCTGACCCGCACCGATCCCGTAGTGGTGATCATCTTCTGGATGCTGGTGATCCAGTCCGCCATCGGATTTGGTCCGGCGCTTTACACCTGGACCTGGCCGTCGGCCCATGTCTGGCCCTGGGTCGTGGTGGTGGCGTTCTGCGGTACCTTTTCGCACTACTGCATGACCAATGCCATGCGTTATGCGGATGCGACCATTGTCGTGCCGATGGATTTCCTGCGCGTGCCACTCAGCGCCGCGGTCGGCTGGCTGGTCTATGCGGAGCGGCTGGATCTCTACACCATCATCGGCGCGGCCATCATCCTGGCCGGCAACATGCTGAATCTCACCAGCGGCACACCGGCGCGGGCGAAAGCCGCGGCTTAG
- a CDS encoding GntR family transcriptional regulator, giving the protein MTVRSPRNGRDPGRRGQLSAIPAPKARPQTRRKQPAYALIKDTLAKRIRTGDVPAGVVLSEHAIAALFGSSRSPVRQAFEQLEQLGLVRRFDGRGVIAGRRQVEPQRIAITPAMLGLTDGPFEAVRNDAWDTLYYDLERDIIYRSIFGRFRVNELALARHFRVGRTVARNLLLRAQAVGILEKGAKAHWYLVPLDTDRVRDIFELRLKLEPALAETAAARIPADMLDTMTERLRTAIPSRPTVGVAELDELESDLHIRCLGFGRNREMIEALKRTHCSFVIGKHIRAALGKGPQIDSFMDEHLPIIEALRSRDGAAAAASLRHHLELSQAKVAEWVEEFRALNLISRVPYIV; this is encoded by the coding sequence ATGACCGTCCGAAGTCCTCGAAATGGTCGCGATCCGGGGCGCCGCGGACAACTATCGGCCATCCCGGCGCCGAAGGCTCGGCCACAAACCCGGCGCAAGCAGCCGGCCTACGCGCTGATCAAGGACACGCTGGCGAAACGCATCAGAACAGGCGACGTGCCTGCCGGCGTGGTGCTGTCCGAGCACGCAATCGCCGCGCTGTTCGGCTCCAGCCGCTCGCCGGTGCGTCAGGCGTTCGAACAGCTCGAACAACTCGGTCTGGTCCGCCGCTTCGACGGCCGCGGCGTGATCGCGGGGCGACGCCAGGTCGAACCACAGCGGATCGCGATCACACCGGCAATGCTCGGCCTGACCGACGGCCCGTTCGAGGCCGTGCGCAACGACGCCTGGGACACGCTCTATTATGACTTGGAGCGCGATATCATCTATCGTTCCATCTTCGGCCGCTTTCGCGTCAACGAACTGGCGCTGGCGCGTCACTTTCGTGTCGGGCGCACGGTTGCGCGCAATCTGCTGTTGCGCGCGCAAGCCGTCGGTATCCTGGAGAAGGGCGCCAAGGCGCACTGGTATCTCGTGCCGCTCGACACCGATCGCGTGCGCGACATCTTCGAGCTGCGTTTGAAGCTGGAGCCCGCGCTTGCGGAAACTGCAGCGGCGCGCATTCCGGCGGACATGCTGGACACGATGACCGAGAGGCTCCGCACAGCCATTCCCTCGCGCCCCACGGTGGGCGTCGCTGAACTGGACGAGTTAGAGAGCGACCTGCATATCCGCTGCCTGGGATTCGGTCGGAACCGCGAAATGATCGAAGCGTTGAAACGTACCCATTGCAGTTTTGTGATCGGCAAGCACATCCGTGCAGCGCTCGGCAAGGGGCCGCAGATCGATTCCTTCATGGACGAGCATCTGCCCATCATCGAGGCCCTGCGCAGCCGCGACGGAGCAGCCGCGGCGGCTTCGCTCCGCCACCACCTCGAGCTCTCGCAGGCAAAGGTCGCGGAGTGGGTCGAGGAGTTTCGCGCCCTCAATCTGATCTCGCGCGTGCCCTACATCGTGTAG
- a CDS encoding ABC transporter ATP-binding protein yields the protein MTVSAPILTLDHVSKSFGGLQVIRGLDFSVRQGEATALIGPNGAGKTTVFNIISGVYQPTSGRILLAGQDITALPSRRRIGHGVARSFQNVRLMPHLTVCENLIVGQHVRATGLLNLLTPFRLLPNHRWRSQAIDALAEAGLAAYADAMVGELAYGIRKRIDLVRATLAGASLLMLDEPAAGLNPTETAALRAHLELLKARGVTLLVVEHDMHFVGQVCDHVVVLNFGEKIAEGSLSKVQQDAQVRAAYLGYDEAA from the coding sequence ATGACGGTGTCGGCGCCCATTCTCACCCTCGATCATGTGAGCAAGTCGTTCGGTGGCCTGCAGGTGATCCGTGGTCTCGATTTCTCGGTTCGCCAAGGCGAAGCCACCGCGCTGATCGGCCCCAACGGCGCCGGCAAGACCACGGTGTTCAATATCATCAGCGGGGTTTATCAGCCGACGTCCGGCCGCATCCTGCTGGCGGGGCAGGACATCACCGCCCTTCCGTCACGGCGCAGGATCGGCCACGGCGTTGCGCGCAGCTTTCAGAACGTGCGGCTGATGCCGCATCTCACGGTGTGCGAAAATCTGATCGTCGGCCAGCATGTGCGGGCCACCGGGCTTCTCAATCTGCTGACGCCGTTCCGCCTGCTGCCGAACCATCGCTGGCGCTCGCAGGCGATCGATGCGCTCGCGGAAGCGGGCCTTGCCGCCTATGCGGATGCCATGGTCGGTGAGCTCGCCTACGGCATCCGCAAACGGATCGACCTGGTCCGCGCCACGCTGGCGGGCGCGTCGCTGCTGATGCTCGACGAGCCTGCGGCCGGACTCAATCCGACCGAGACCGCTGCGCTGCGGGCGCATCTCGAACTGCTCAAGGCGCGGGGCGTCACCCTGCTGGTGGTCGAGCACGACATGCACTTCGTCGGCCAGGTCTGTGACCATGTTGTGGTGCTGAATTTTGGCGAGAAGATCGCGGAGGGATCCTTGTCGAAGGTGCAGCAGGACGCGCAGGTGCGCGCGGCCTATCTCGGATACGACGAGGCCGCGTGA
- a CDS encoding ABC transporter substrate-binding protein: protein MKRSKFFLSGLVSSFVLAIVGQVAIPSHAQELVLGFSMAKTGPYVSLANTNEVAVDLAVDEINAKGGIDGRKIKLVKFDTGGDPKQAALAVRQFAEDNKALAVIGPFSSGEVRVAFPAGERLGIVQMSMSSSAPALTKDFSYAFRNTRDERIVIDQVLAALKDKKLPFATAATAYATDDTVSKSVGTIVLPGLFTKYGLTQKGAVDFQYNAFDLSPQVSQLAQIKPDIIGLGAPPEAAINLAKELKRQGVVARVIGGTTVADPDLPARMEGAGDSMTIGTTFFADLNDRTRAFAKEFGTRATKAGIARHEPNQQDASAYDIVYLYAEALKRAAVTGAADKVAAERTAVRDALARLKGYAALEGEISFGEDRDSIKPIYVIEAKGGRWMLLDTRRGE, encoded by the coding sequence ATGAAGCGAAGCAAATTTTTCCTGTCGGGACTGGTCTCGAGTTTCGTCCTGGCGATCGTGGGGCAGGTGGCGATCCCCTCACATGCGCAGGAACTCGTTCTCGGCTTCTCGATGGCCAAGACCGGACCCTATGTCAGTCTTGCCAATACCAACGAGGTGGCGGTCGATCTTGCGGTCGACGAGATCAATGCCAAGGGCGGGATCGACGGCAGGAAGATCAAGCTCGTCAAATTCGACACCGGCGGCGATCCGAAGCAGGCTGCGCTCGCGGTGCGCCAGTTCGCCGAGGATAACAAGGCGCTGGCGGTGATCGGTCCGTTCAGCTCCGGCGAGGTGCGCGTCGCGTTCCCGGCGGGGGAGCGGCTCGGCATCGTCCAGATGTCGATGTCGTCATCAGCGCCGGCGCTGACCAAGGACTTCTCCTACGCCTTCCGCAACACCCGCGACGAGCGCATCGTGATCGACCAGGTGCTGGCCGCGCTGAAGGACAAGAAGCTGCCGTTCGCGACCGCGGCCACCGCCTATGCGACCGACGACACCGTCTCGAAATCCGTCGGCACCATCGTGCTGCCCGGGCTGTTCACAAAATACGGACTCACTCAAAAGGGCGCTGTCGACTTTCAGTACAATGCTTTCGACCTGTCGCCGCAGGTCTCGCAGCTCGCCCAGATCAAGCCGGATATCATCGGCCTCGGCGCGCCGCCGGAAGCCGCCATCAACCTCGCTAAGGAGCTCAAGCGCCAGGGCGTTGTGGCGCGGGTGATCGGCGGCACCACGGTGGCCGATCCGGATTTGCCGGCCCGGATGGAAGGCGCGGGCGATTCCATGACCATCGGCACCACCTTCTTTGCCGACCTGAACGACCGCACCCGTGCCTTCGCCAAGGAGTTCGGCACCCGCGCCACCAAAGCTGGAATCGCGCGCCATGAGCCGAACCAGCAGGACGCGTCCGCCTACGACATCGTCTATCTCTATGCGGAAGCCCTCAAGCGTGCCGCCGTCACCGGTGCGGCCGACAAGGTCGCGGCCGAGCGCACCGCGGTGCGCGACGCCCTTGCCAGGCTCAAGGGGTATGCGGCGCTGGAGGGCGAGATCTCGTTCGGTGAAGACCGCGACTCCATCAAGCCGATCTATGTGATCGAGGCGAAGGGGGGCCGCTGGATGCTGCTCGATACACGGCGTGGAGAGTAA